A region from the Lysobacter sp. BMK333-48F3 genome encodes:
- a CDS encoding carboxypeptidase regulatory-like domain-containing protein: MKGIKAYIAIGLALLALLSGMRDGLAEDAQLDRGLDWLQGQVQSNGSLSSERDSVAVVEQVRTEAAHTLAQAGRTSALPDLSPSELSDLSTELLARRVMGLGAVGRVQDAAETLNSLVGRANRDGGFGGASAQPSNALDTSLALLAMRSGGMTRSARVEAALGYLVANANADGSYHLAHATYTTAYALQAFVRYRNDYSLNPAIARTRAALVAQQSDGAYGDSVSNAVATIALAQSGPLIDTAAAVAALRAAQGGDGSWAGDPYVTALALRALLVASDAPSMQAGQIAGAVFDADSGLPVAQAQIALAGAANAGVSGADGGFVLENVAAGTYTVTVAHVGYADHVGQVVVEGGSTSQLGRILLRLADQTAALRGTVSDSRSAQPLAGASVQLSGPLDTQTQTDAQGRYELIGLPAGQYTIQVGRSGYQSLSQSAQLPARTAVSFSPALTPDGDTPPTTALARGIVVKADDGTPIAGARVELAGQSALTGADGRFSIEPLAAGAFTGSAQAGGYDSVSFSGVLVNGSNDLGRIPLAAAQTRRSLIGTVTSSATGAPLAGVSLTLNGAAAGQTDAAGQYRIEDTGSAQVELRFDAVGYQSRTATTRLENPGVYRIDAQLDDLREGSFQVLNLRAAPAALKPGETMRISADIANLNDEAKPALVLVRLLDSAGAKVAQLCGAESPGLPPQCEYAFDPRQTKSFVLDWTATNLPAGRYTLALHVVAPGSVIETTPLGLIYGMDSREIEIAALLGLQGSVTPSPPVMIPNSPSGVDFSATLQNKGNALIEAGEARLTVTRRSDGTLAHSATVALPELLPNAIAELGFGRWQPPATGAEYDLRVVSTDPRVGGAALGEFFVGDAATAEFQVTPTQTGDGNQRVEAVLTVKGVDNRTGQGSDPLFALVRAAVQRGGGYTSVNALNWQRSNQCLGCHIQTQSLYGLGSSIDKADVDKAAALYLQNSQSATVQSDRSIHNAHPGFRNTSSMLGLWSMAAWPDRRATFNARYRVADYLLDRTVRVANGAYWNRDHDTGWLVEGPAASATVVEGMVSVLSDAERFGIAQMREYRPVQHNGPSEFVDLAGAPDGRVFALQRSGAVLVYDPAANTVVPFFRTAVGAVYTGIAVGGDGAVYVSSRPQAGKAPVIERISPDAASSATVATLPVPADAIDFTPDGKIAALNYGERSLYLADLAAGTQQRISIGGLIVSPSNVTAAADGALMVTSDSAFGAVRVARDGTQSRAYEGSMAALRDLAYAGDGRAYAGGAYAITEISADGLMESHAVAGGRYRMAVAAGKVYGLSSTGNWTIYEHEPVFTQIAPRLAQMREAVEQSAKYFETYANNGVSSQAFRLMILAEARPYIADAALAGKVDARVAELVQELRSAQRADGGWSRYAGAGQPSDPLVTAIVGTALDYNNPLPTDPVLRKTVQYLLTKQNPDGSWYGQYFSTHLGATSYVMAYLPKAVARLGGIDVGLGLEFGPDVRLLGSSVTPDSSTVHPDGSSAYGFTLGRIDSSGARFVFSLELVAMRIDEWRRIAQRAFLRFVNSFNGETVEAPIAIPSVHAASKYQLSLALNAALFRANEDVLVQPTVRNGGSSHTSGSLRYFIETAEGAPVAELPVVGFTDLAIGDQRTLPQPWNTGVSRAGDYRARVLLLSPDGQTLGEAVQPFSIQTTSTGPQLSSAVATDKPVYDPFEVVQVLGKVRNLTLNSRYEQLTVSETVTTPAGTTLWTGSLAIETLNPSTTLPAHFQFNLVAAPAGAYTVTQVVSAADGTVLDTRTAGFQVRSSSVGGAGLSGTIAAIPEEVEAGSTSSLTVGLRNQGNADFSGLPVIVSVIDPQSENVLASWTEHRELAVGAQLSYAQPWNTAGVAPGQYQAVLQARVGDRLVTLAHAPVRVIELPVKAEMSQAIVATGRVLVLVSCKDSGGCHGYDAYHDHALDHAGEAQPALQSPAPESTAIVASGGGHGGGHDQCARDRAAFIDALLTQMGIEHKVVTEGTAFAREYATGRYDTYWISGGAEKLANRFAQELREAVQQGDGLFVEGSHDSRNQIVNDALGVKFQGQLSGNRHAAVMSGEFDVGRFDAGGDALRYVAIGAQVKGRYDSATGTPAFFVNAYGTGRSALAGFDFVQALIDADSAAQARELLRRTLAHVMPQTPAYGLAGGYLSVRTQVRNLAKPVELELLNQALAPLRVEDGTPQPQTLSSALALWRFPLALAQTREFRVSLRLPAASGSYTLDSLLRTAGGQQALASNRLGIVVARPADLVALLQRDLDALPLTSPPDRNARNRVKSYLSQAGSDLQAGRRDSAVDALLKAIGELAKIRSVSTADCRVQLATLVKAARVAALP; this comes from the coding sequence ATGAAAGGAATCAAGGCTTACATCGCGATCGGCCTGGCGCTGCTGGCGCTGCTCAGCGGCATGCGCGATGGCCTGGCCGAGGATGCGCAGCTAGACCGTGGCCTGGATTGGCTGCAGGGTCAGGTGCAGTCCAACGGCAGCCTGTCTTCCGAGCGCGATTCGGTGGCCGTGGTCGAGCAGGTCCGCACCGAAGCCGCGCACACCCTGGCCCAGGCCGGACGCACCAGCGCCCTGCCGGATCTTTCGCCGAGCGAACTGAGCGATCTGTCGACCGAACTGCTGGCGCGGCGGGTGATGGGGCTGGGCGCGGTCGGCCGGGTGCAGGACGCCGCCGAGACGCTCAACAGCCTGGTCGGCCGGGCCAACCGCGACGGCGGCTTCGGCGGTGCCAGCGCGCAGCCCAGCAACGCCCTGGACACCTCGCTGGCGCTGTTGGCGATGCGCTCGGGCGGCATGACCCGCAGCGCGCGGGTCGAGGCGGCGCTCGGTTATCTGGTGGCCAACGCCAACGCCGACGGCAGCTACCACCTCGCCCACGCGACCTATACCACCGCCTACGCCCTGCAGGCCTTCGTGCGCTATCGCAACGACTACAGCCTGAACCCGGCGATCGCGCGCACCCGCGCGGCCCTGGTCGCGCAGCAGAGCGACGGCGCCTACGGCGACAGCGTGTCCAACGCGGTGGCGACGATCGCGCTGGCCCAGTCCGGGCCGCTGATCGACACCGCGGCGGCGGTGGCCGCGCTGCGCGCCGCGCAGGGCGGCGACGGCAGTTGGGCCGGCGACCCCTATGTCACCGCGTTGGCGCTGCGCGCCCTGCTGGTCGCCAGCGACGCGCCGTCGATGCAGGCCGGGCAGATCGCCGGCGCTGTGTTCGACGCCGACTCCGGCCTGCCGGTGGCGCAGGCGCAGATCGCCCTGGCCGGCGCCGCGAACGCCGGCGTCAGCGGCGCCGACGGCGGTTTCGTGCTCGAGAACGTCGCCGCGGGCACCTACACCGTTACCGTCGCCCACGTCGGCTACGCCGATCACGTCGGCCAGGTGGTGGTGGAAGGCGGCAGCACCTCGCAGCTCGGCCGCATCCTGCTGCGCCTGGCCGACCAGACCGCCGCCTTGCGCGGCACCGTCAGCGATTCGCGCAGCGCGCAGCCGCTGGCCGGCGCCAGCGTGCAGCTCAGCGGCCCGCTCGACACCCAGACCCAGACCGACGCCCAGGGCCGCTACGAACTGATCGGCCTGCCCGCCGGCCAATACACCATCCAGGTCGGCCGCAGCGGCTATCAGTCGCTGAGCCAGAGCGCGCAGTTGCCCGCGCGCACCGCGGTATCGTTCTCGCCCGCGCTGACGCCCGACGGCGATACGCCGCCGACCACCGCCCTGGCCCGCGGCATCGTGGTCAAGGCCGACGACGGCACGCCGATCGCCGGGGCGCGGGTCGAGCTGGCCGGCCAGAGCGCGCTGACCGGCGCCGACGGCCGCTTCTCGATCGAACCGCTCGCCGCCGGCGCATTCACCGGCAGCGCCCAGGCCGGCGGCTACGACAGCGTCAGTTTCAGCGGCGTGCTGGTCAACGGCAGCAACGACCTCGGACGCATTCCGCTGGCCGCGGCGCAAACCCGCCGCAGCCTGATCGGCACGGTGACCTCCAGCGCCACCGGCGCGCCGCTGGCCGGCGTCTCGCTGACCCTCAACGGCGCCGCCGCGGGCCAGACCGACGCCGCCGGCCAGTACCGGATCGAGGACACCGGCAGCGCCCAGGTCGAACTGCGTTTCGACGCGGTCGGGTACCAATCGCGCACGGCCACCACGCGCCTGGAGAATCCGGGCGTCTACCGCATCGACGCCCAGCTCGACGACCTGCGCGAAGGCAGCTTCCAGGTGCTGAACCTGCGCGCCGCGCCGGCCGCATTGAAGCCGGGCGAAACGATGCGGATCAGCGCCGACATCGCCAACCTCAACGACGAAGCCAAGCCGGCCCTGGTGCTGGTGCGCTTGCTCGACAGCGCCGGCGCCAAGGTCGCGCAGTTGTGCGGCGCCGAAAGCCCCGGCCTGCCGCCGCAATGCGAGTACGCCTTCGACCCGCGCCAGACCAAGTCCTTCGTGCTCGACTGGACCGCCACCAACCTGCCGGCCGGACGCTACACCCTGGCCCTGCACGTGGTCGCGCCGGGCAGCGTCATCGAAACCACCCCGCTGGGGCTGATCTACGGCATGGACAGCCGCGAGATCGAGATCGCCGCCCTGCTCGGCCTGCAGGGTTCGGTAACGCCGTCGCCGCCGGTGATGATCCCCAATTCGCCGTCCGGCGTGGACTTCAGCGCGACCCTGCAGAACAAGGGCAACGCCTTGATCGAAGCCGGCGAAGCGCGCCTGACCGTGACCCGGCGCAGCGACGGCACGCTCGCCCACAGCGCCACCGTGGCCCTGCCGGAGTTGCTGCCCAACGCCATCGCCGAACTCGGCTTCGGCCGTTGGCAGCCGCCGGCCACGGGCGCCGAGTACGACTTGCGCGTGGTCTCCACCGATCCCCGGGTCGGCGGCGCGGCACTCGGCGAGTTCTTCGTCGGCGACGCCGCCACCGCCGAGTTCCAGGTCACCCCGACCCAAACCGGCGACGGCAATCAGCGCGTGGAAGCGGTGCTGACGGTCAAGGGCGTCGACAACCGCACCGGCCAGGGCAGCGACCCGCTGTTCGCCCTGGTGCGCGCGGCGGTCCAGCGCGGCGGCGGCTACACCTCGGTCAACGCTTTGAACTGGCAACGCAGCAACCAGTGCCTGGGCTGCCATATCCAGACCCAGAGCCTGTACGGCCTGGGCAGCTCGATCGACAAGGCCGACGTCGACAAGGCCGCGGCTTTGTATCTGCAGAACTCGCAGAGCGCGACCGTGCAGAGCGATCGCTCGATCCACAACGCCCACCCGGGTTTCCGCAATACCTCCTCGATGCTCGGCCTGTGGAGCATGGCCGCATGGCCGGACCGCCGCGCCACGTTCAACGCGCGCTACCGCGTCGCCGACTATCTGCTCGACCGCACCGTCCGCGTGGCCAATGGCGCGTACTGGAATCGCGACCACGACACCGGCTGGCTGGTGGAGGGCCCGGCCGCGAGCGCGACCGTGGTCGAAGGCATGGTCAGCGTGTTGAGCGACGCCGAGCGCTTCGGCATCGCCCAGATGCGCGAGTACCGCCCGGTGCAGCACAACGGCCCGTCGGAGTTCGTCGATCTGGCCGGCGCGCCGGACGGCCGCGTGTTCGCCCTGCAGCGCAGCGGTGCGGTGCTGGTCTACGATCCGGCCGCCAATACGGTCGTTCCGTTCTTCCGCACCGCCGTGGGCGCCGTGTATACCGGCATCGCGGTCGGCGGCGACGGCGCGGTCTACGTGTCCTCGCGCCCGCAAGCCGGCAAGGCGCCGGTGATCGAGAGGATCAGCCCCGACGCCGCCTCCAGCGCGACGGTGGCGACCCTGCCGGTGCCTGCCGATGCGATCGACTTCACCCCGGACGGAAAGATCGCCGCGCTGAACTACGGCGAACGATCGCTGTACCTGGCCGATCTCGCCGCAGGCACCCAGCAGCGCATCTCGATCGGCGGGCTGATCGTTTCGCCCTCGAACGTGACCGCCGCGGCCGACGGCGCCTTGATGGTGACCAGCGACAGCGCGTTCGGCGCAGTGCGGGTCGCGCGCGACGGCACTCAGAGCCGCGCTTACGAAGGCAGCATGGCGGCACTGCGCGACCTGGCCTACGCCGGCGACGGCCGCGCCTACGCCGGCGGCGCTTACGCGATCACCGAAATCAGCGCCGACGGCCTGATGGAAAGCCATGCCGTCGCCGGCGGCCGATACCGCATGGCGGTCGCCGCGGGCAAGGTCTACGGCCTGAGCAGCACCGGCAACTGGACGATCTACGAGCACGAGCCGGTGTTTACTCAGATCGCGCCGCGGCTGGCGCAGATGCGCGAGGCGGTCGAACAATCGGCCAAGTACTTCGAGACCTACGCCAACAACGGCGTGTCCTCGCAGGCGTTCCGGTTGATGATCCTGGCCGAGGCGCGCCCCTACATCGCCGACGCGGCGCTGGCCGGGAAAGTCGACGCGCGCGTGGCCGAGCTGGTGCAGGAGTTGCGCAGCGCACAGCGCGCCGACGGCGGCTGGAGCCGCTACGCCGGCGCCGGCCAACCCAGCGATCCGCTGGTCACCGCGATCGTCGGCACCGCGCTGGATTACAACAACCCGCTGCCGACCGATCCGGTGCTGCGCAAGACCGTCCAGTACCTGCTGACCAAGCAGAACCCCGACGGCTCCTGGTACGGCCAGTACTTCTCCACCCACCTGGGCGCGACCAGCTACGTCATGGCCTACCTGCCCAAGGCGGTCGCGCGGCTGGGCGGCATCGACGTCGGCCTGGGCCTGGAATTCGGACCCGACGTGCGCCTGCTCGGCTCGTCGGTGACCCCGGACAGCAGCACCGTCCATCCCGACGGTTCCTCGGCTTACGGCTTCACTCTGGGCCGGATCGACTCGTCCGGCGCGCGCTTCGTGTTCAGCCTGGAACTGGTGGCGATGCGCATCGACGAATGGCGGCGCATCGCCCAGCGTGCGTTCCTGCGCTTCGTCAACAGCTTCAACGGCGAGACCGTGGAAGCGCCGATCGCGATCCCGAGCGTGCACGCCGCCAGCAAGTACCAGCTCAGCCTGGCCCTCAACGCGGCGCTGTTCCGCGCCAACGAGGACGTGCTGGTGCAGCCCACGGTGCGCAACGGCGGCTCCAGCCACACCAGCGGCAGCCTGCGCTACTTCATCGAAACCGCCGAAGGCGCGCCGGTCGCGGAACTGCCGGTGGTGGGCTTCACCGATCTGGCGATCGGCGACCAGCGCACCCTGCCCCAGCCTTGGAACACCGGAGTTTCGCGCGCCGGCGACTACCGCGCGCGGGTGCTGCTGCTGAGCCCGGACGGACAGACGCTGGGCGAGGCGGTGCAGCCGTTCTCGATCCAGACCACCTCGACCGGGCCGCAGCTGAGCTCGGCCGTGGCCACCGACAAGCCGGTCTACGATCCGTTCGAGGTCGTGCAGGTGCTCGGCAAGGTCCGCAACCTGACTCTCAACAGCCGCTATGAGCAGCTGACCGTCAGCGAGACCGTGACCACGCCGGCCGGAACCACGTTGTGGACCGGCTCGCTGGCGATCGAGACGCTCAATCCCAGCACCACCCTGCCGGCCCACTTCCAGTTCAACCTGGTAGCGGCCCCGGCCGGCGCCTACACCGTGACCCAGGTGGTCTCGGCCGCCGACGGCACGGTGCTCGACACCCGTACCGCCGGCTTCCAGGTGCGCTCCAGCTCGGTCGGCGGCGCCGGCTTGTCGGGCACGATCGCGGCGATACCGGAGGAAGTCGAAGCCGGCTCGACCAGCAGCCTCACCGTGGGCCTGCGCAATCAGGGCAATGCCGACTTCTCCGGTCTGCCGGTGATCGTCAGCGTGATCGACCCGCAAAGCGAGAACGTGTTGGCGAGCTGGACCGAGCACCGCGAGCTGGCGGTCGGCGCCCAGTTGTCCTATGCGCAGCCCTGGAATACGGCCGGCGTCGCGCCGGGCCAGTACCAGGCGGTGTTGCAGGCGCGCGTCGGCGACCGCTTGGTCACTCTGGCGCACGCGCCGGTGCGGGTGATCGAGCTGCCGGTCAAGGCTGAGATGAGCCAGGCGATCGTCGCCACCGGCCGGGTGCTGGTGCTGGTCAGCTGCAAGGACAGCGGCGGCTGCCACGGCTACGACGCCTATCACGATCACGCTCTGGACCACGCAGGCGAGGCGCAACCGGCCCTGCAGTCGCCGGCGCCGGAGTCGACCGCGATCGTCGCCAGCGGCGGCGGCCATGGCGGCGGCCACGACCAGTGCGCGCGCGACCGCGCCGCCTTCATCGACGCCCTGCTCACCCAGATGGGCATCGAGCACAAGGTGGTCACCGAGGGCACGGCCTTCGCCCGCGAATACGCCACCGGCCGCTACGACACCTACTGGATCAGCGGCGGCGCCGAGAAGCTGGCCAACCGCTTCGCCCAGGAACTGCGCGAAGCGGTGCAGCAGGGCGACGGCCTGTTCGTCGAAGGCAGCCACGACTCGCGCAACCAGATCGTCAACGACGCCCTGGGAGTGAAGTTCCAGGGCCAGCTGTCGGGCAACCGGCATGCGGCGGTGATGAGCGGCGAATTCGACGTCGGCCGCTTCGACGCCGGCGGCGACGCCTTGCGCTACGTCGCCATCGGCGCGCAGGTGAAGGGGCGCTACGACAGCGCCACCGGCACCCCGGCGTTCTTCGTCAACGCCTACGGCACCGGCCGCTCCGCCCTGGCCGGCTTCGACTTCGTGCAGGCCCTGATCGACGCCGATTCCGCCGCCCAGGCGCGCGAACTGCTGCGGCGCACGCTGGCCCATGTGATGCCGCAGACGCCGGCTTACGGCCTGGCCGGCGGCTATCTGTCGGTGCGCACCCAGGTGCGCAACCTGGCCAAGCCGGTCGAGCTGGAATTGCTCAACCAGGCGCTGGCGCCGTTGCGGGTCGAAGATGGAACGCCGCAACCGCAGACCCTGTCGTCCGCGCTGGCGCTGTGGCGCTTCCCGCTGGCGCTGGCGCAGACCCGCGAGTTCCGCGTCAGCCTGCGCCTGCCTGCGGCCTCGGGCAGCTATACGCTCGATTCGCTGCTGCGCACCGCCGGCGGCCAGCAGGCGCTGGCCAGCAACCGGCTCGGCATCGTGGTCGCGCGCCCGGCCGACCTGGTCGCGCTGCTGCAGCGCGATCTGGATGCCCTGCCGCTGACCAGCCCGCCGGACCGCAATGCGCGCAACCGGGTGAAGTCGTACCTGAGCCAGGCAGGGAGCGACTTGCAGGCCGGACGGCGCGACAGCGCGGTGGACGCCCTGCTCAAGGCGATCGGCGAGTTGGCGAAGATCCGCTCGGTCTCCACCGCCGACTGCCGCGTGCAACTGGCGACGCTGGTCAAGGCCGCGCGGGTCGCGGCGCTGCCGTGA
- the aqpZ gene encoding aquaporin Z — protein sequence MLRKLLAEGVGTMWLVLGGCGSAVLALGFPDVGIGLLGVSLAFGLSVLTAAYALGPISGAHFNPAVTVGLTVAGRFPARQAPLYVLAQLLGAVAGAALLYLIASGKVGFELANGLASNGYAERSPGGYSMLAALVCETAMTAMFLLIILGATSARAPAGFAPIAIGLALTLIHLVSIPVTNTSVNPARSTGPALLVGGWALSQLWLFWLAPSLGAVLAGGLWRYLGAENRSADPA from the coding sequence ATGTTGAGGAAACTGTTGGCGGAAGGCGTGGGCACGATGTGGCTGGTGCTCGGCGGCTGCGGCAGCGCGGTGCTGGCGCTGGGCTTTCCCGACGTGGGCATCGGCCTGCTCGGCGTGTCGCTGGCGTTCGGCTTGAGCGTGCTCACCGCCGCCTACGCGCTGGGCCCGATCTCCGGCGCCCACTTCAACCCGGCGGTCACCGTCGGCCTGACGGTCGCCGGACGCTTCCCGGCCAGACAGGCGCCGCTGTACGTACTGGCGCAGCTGCTCGGCGCCGTCGCCGGCGCGGCGCTGCTGTACCTGATCGCCAGCGGCAAGGTCGGCTTCGAGCTGGCCAACGGACTGGCGTCGAACGGTTATGCGGAACGTTCGCCGGGCGGCTATTCGATGCTCGCGGCGCTGGTGTGCGAGACGGCGATGACGGCGATGTTCCTGCTGATCATCCTCGGCGCCACCTCGGCGCGCGCGCCGGCCGGCTTCGCCCCGATCGCGATCGGCCTGGCCCTGACCCTGATCCACCTGGTCAGCATTCCGGTCACCAACACCTCGGTCAATCCGGCCCGCAGCACCGGCCCGGCCTTGCTGGTCGGCGGCTGGGCCCTGTCGCAGCTGTGGCTGTTCTGGCTCGCGCCCTCGCTGGGCGCGGTT